Proteins encoded in a region of the Stieleria neptunia genome:
- a CDS encoding M24 family metallopeptidase codes for MPDAPSPAIFAGIPLKNPSLFRRICVPLGDPAAWIETTDRRVALVRDIEMDRVRGLSNADRVVCPMDYEPAGKLDADRETATAQAVAEFCRRENLATVRVDRSLPFVFAWHLQQAGIELSYDPELGVIDRRQKSEQEIERLAEAQSVTESVMRYLCETIAGCTVAADGTLVHEGETLTSERARALAAAEFLKRDYSMSHGAIVATAPDVADCHHAGAGALRTGVPVIVDLFPMNNETRYWGDCTRTVVHGQPSETVRKMHDAVVAAKAAAVKQLRVGQTAESVHLAANQALLDAGFELSRGTVSDQPTIQHGTGHGIGLDVHEPILLDLGGGPVLEREVFTIEPGLYGRRDGGVRVEDMLVVRDGDAQSLNQLHEGLDWT; via the coding sequence ATGCCAGACGCTCCTTCGCCGGCCATTTTCGCCGGCATTCCGCTTAAAAACCCATCGCTCTTTCGCCGTATCTGCGTACCACTCGGAGACCCCGCGGCTTGGATTGAAACCACTGATCGGCGTGTGGCGTTGGTTCGCGATATCGAAATGGACCGCGTCCGTGGACTCAGCAACGCCGACCGTGTCGTCTGCCCCATGGACTATGAGCCGGCAGGAAAGCTGGACGCGGATCGGGAGACCGCAACCGCGCAAGCGGTGGCAGAGTTCTGCCGACGCGAGAACCTGGCGACCGTCCGAGTCGATCGCAGCTTGCCCTTCGTCTTTGCCTGGCATCTTCAACAGGCCGGTATTGAGCTGTCGTACGATCCCGAGCTGGGCGTCATCGACCGGCGTCAAAAATCGGAACAGGAAATCGAGCGGTTGGCTGAAGCCCAGTCGGTCACCGAATCGGTGATGCGATACCTCTGTGAAACCATCGCCGGATGCACCGTCGCGGCCGACGGCACGTTGGTGCACGAAGGCGAAACCTTGACCAGCGAGCGTGCCCGGGCGCTGGCAGCCGCCGAATTTCTGAAGCGTGATTATTCAATGTCACACGGTGCGATTGTGGCGACCGCCCCCGATGTTGCCGATTGTCACCATGCCGGAGCCGGCGCCCTCCGAACGGGCGTTCCCGTGATCGTCGACCTGTTTCCGATGAACAATGAAACACGGTACTGGGGCGATTGCACCCGGACCGTCGTTCACGGCCAACCGAGCGAGACCGTTCGCAAGATGCACGACGCGGTGGTTGCCGCCAAAGCAGCCGCCGTCAAGCAGCTCCGTGTCGGCCAGACGGCCGAGTCGGTGCACTTGGCTGCCAACCAGGCATTGCTCGATGCCGGGTTCGAATTGTCCCGTGGAACCGTATCGGACCAGCCCACGATTCAGCACGGGACCGGCCACGGGATCGGGTTGGACGTGCATGAACCAATCTTGTTGGACCTAGGCGGCGGACCGGTGCTGGAACGAGAAGTGTTTACGATCGAACCGGGGCTGTACGGTCGCCGGGATGGAGGCGTCCGCGTCGAAGACATGCTGGTCGTTCGTGACGGCGACGCCCAGAGCCTGAATCAACTGCATGAAGGACTCGACTGGACATGA
- a CDS encoding SGNH/GDSL hydrolase family protein, with amino-acid sequence MKIDCSRRQFLSLSAAGIAASATPRWTSAADSSETQWHDVRDWGVEGRGFDDTEKYFDRLPARAKGVVRDAVWNLSRHSAGMLVRFRTDAREIRVDHSVTSSNLAMPHMPATGVSGLDLYAKDEQGNWKWVAVSKPNAQHMQTTLVKGLRPGARDYSIYLPLYNGTESLKIGVDASSRFEPIAPRSEKSIVFYGTSITHGACASRPGMPHPSILGRRLDRPVINLGFSGNGKLEQEVGQFLVELDPAVYVLDCLPNMVAAEITERTEPMVQQLREAHPKVPIVLVEDRSYSGSWLLESQQTRNQTSREAFQAAYRRLLDAGTERLFYVDGESLLAENRDDTTDGSHPSDLGFFNQANAIEPALRAALGA; translated from the coding sequence ATGAAGATCGATTGCTCTCGTCGCCAATTCCTGTCTCTCTCCGCCGCGGGCATCGCGGCATCGGCGACACCTCGATGGACGTCGGCCGCCGATTCCTCCGAAACCCAATGGCACGATGTCCGTGATTGGGGAGTCGAAGGCCGCGGATTCGACGACACCGAAAAATACTTCGACCGCCTACCCGCAAGAGCCAAGGGCGTTGTTCGCGATGCGGTCTGGAATCTGAGTCGGCATTCGGCCGGAATGCTGGTCCGATTTCGAACCGACGCCCGCGAGATCCGAGTCGACCATTCGGTCACGTCGTCCAACCTTGCCATGCCACACATGCCGGCAACGGGAGTCAGCGGTTTGGATCTTTACGCCAAAGACGAACAGGGGAATTGGAAGTGGGTGGCAGTTAGCAAACCCAACGCGCAGCACATGCAGACCACACTGGTCAAGGGGCTTCGTCCCGGCGCGCGAGACTACTCGATCTATCTGCCGCTGTACAACGGAACCGAATCGCTGAAGATCGGCGTCGACGCCTCGAGCCGGTTTGAACCGATCGCGCCGCGCAGCGAAAAGTCCATTGTGTTTTACGGCACGTCGATCACGCACGGCGCTTGCGCGTCGCGACCGGGGATGCCGCATCCGTCGATTCTCGGCCGTCGACTCGATCGCCCGGTGATCAACCTGGGGTTTTCCGGCAACGGCAAACTGGAACAAGAAGTCGGTCAATTCTTGGTCGAATTGGATCCCGCGGTTTACGTCTTGGATTGTCTGCCCAACATGGTGGCCGCCGAAATCACCGAGCGCACCGAACCGATGGTCCAACAACTTCGCGAGGCCCATCCGAAGGTCCCGATCGTGCTGGTCGAAGACCGTTCCTATTCGGGGTCATGGTTGCTGGAGTCACAACAGACCCGTAATCAGACCAGTCGCGAAGCGTTCCAGGCGGCCTACCGCAGATTGCTGGACGCCGGCACGGAACGGTTGTTTTATGTCGACGGTGAAAGTCTGTTGGCCGAGAATCGCGACGACACCACCGACGGATCCCATCCTTCGGATCTCGGTTTCTTCAACCAGGCCAACGCGATCGAACCGGCGTTGCGCGCGGCCTTAGGGGCCTAG
- a CDS encoding NACHT domain-containing protein, whose translation MKSSFEFQPTNPFSTSFIAPSQVVYRFSHGANATNPHNVDAQLESLLAKLKSTRRAVIVGPHGTGKSTLLHTFLPKLQRSYPQVAFHQLSNDPSMSLGKRLADRFRAGKRIRQRLLELPQDGLLVVDGWEQMTHVSRLRVARTASNRKLTLLATCHYRMPGWTVLHETRANPKLIRSLADDLLSDSPYELRKMIDGHLKDRRLTPTTNVRELWFEMYDMVEDAHTHELKFHG comes from the coding sequence TTGAAGTCGTCGTTTGAATTCCAGCCCACGAATCCATTTTCGACGTCGTTCATTGCGCCGTCGCAGGTCGTCTATCGGTTCTCCCACGGAGCCAACGCGACCAATCCGCACAACGTGGACGCGCAATTGGAGTCGCTGCTGGCGAAGCTGAAAAGCACCCGCCGGGCGGTGATCGTCGGGCCCCACGGGACCGGAAAATCGACGCTGCTGCATACTTTTCTACCCAAGCTGCAGCGGAGCTATCCGCAAGTCGCGTTCCACCAGCTCAGCAACGATCCCTCGATGAGCCTTGGCAAACGTTTGGCGGATCGGTTTCGAGCCGGCAAGCGGATTCGCCAACGACTGCTGGAACTTCCCCAAGACGGCCTGTTGGTCGTCGACGGCTGGGAACAGATGACACACGTTTCCAGGTTGCGCGTCGCACGAACCGCATCGAATCGAAAATTGACGCTGCTTGCGACCTGCCACTACCGCATGCCCGGATGGACGGTGCTTCACGAAACCCGGGCGAACCCCAAACTGATTCGCTCCCTGGCCGACGACCTCTTGTCCGATTCGCCCTATGAGCTTCGCAAGATGATCGATGGCCACTTAAAAGACCGACGGCTCACGCCGACGACCAATGTCCGGGAACTGTGGTTCGAGATGTATGATATGGTCGAAGACGCCCACACGCACGAACTAAAATTCCACGGCTGA
- a CDS encoding riboflavin synthase, with the protein MFTGLVETMGDLVEMVDDPPGKRLRIRSSLITSDAAIGDSICINGCCLTIVAIDGDVADFEAGQETLSRTNLGKLVTGDRVNLERSLAVGSRMGGHYVSGHVDTLGELIERTEDPPWANLRFRLPSQYASQVASKGSIAIDGISLTVVDADEDSFTVALIPHTLAMTTLGFRNIGDAVNLETDILAKYVQRSLGLLSDDQIHDPNSKADG; encoded by the coding sequence ATGTTCACTGGTCTGGTCGAAACAATGGGCGATCTCGTCGAAATGGTCGACGATCCGCCCGGAAAACGCCTTCGAATCCGCTCGTCGCTGATCACCAGCGACGCCGCGATCGGCGACAGCATCTGCATCAACGGATGCTGCCTGACGATCGTGGCGATCGACGGGGATGTCGCCGATTTCGAGGCCGGCCAGGAAACCCTTTCGCGGACCAATTTGGGCAAACTCGTCACCGGGGACCGCGTCAATTTGGAACGCTCCCTCGCCGTCGGCAGCCGGATGGGCGGCCACTACGTCAGCGGGCACGTCGACACCCTCGGCGAGCTGATCGAGCGTACCGAAGACCCGCCGTGGGCGAATCTGCGGTTTCGACTTCCATCCCAGTACGCCAGCCAGGTCGCCAGCAAGGGCAGCATCGCGATCGATGGGATCAGTTTGACGGTCGTCGACGCCGACGAGGATTCCTTCACCGTTGCCTTGATTCCGCACACCCTGGCCATGACGACTTTGGGATTTCGCAACATCGGGGATGCCGTGAATCTGGAGACCGACATTTTGGCCAAATACGTGCAACGCTCGCTGGGATTGCTCTCGGACGACCAGATCCACGATCCAAACAGCAAAGCGGACGGATGA
- the rsmA gene encoding 16S rRNA (adenine(1518)-N(6)/adenine(1519)-N(6))-dimethyltransferase RsmA, translating to MNQPRQTASYLSKRLAEAGLRPVSKYGQNFLIDLNLVDLIANSAELRKTDVVLEIGTGVGSLTSRLSDAAGAVLSVEIDMNLHQLAGEELAGRLNVKLLQGDALRNKNSLRDDLKGLIVDAMQRIGQDARFLLVANLPYNVATPIISNLLHQTPPPDAMVVTIQKELAERIVAVPGTKDYGALSIWIQSMCHAEIVRILGPKVFWPRPKVDSAVIRLDLDHQRRDAIGDLDYFHQTVRALFFHRRKFLRSNVVSAMKNRLDKSQVDEILQSLGHGETARAEELSVEQIQQLVEALRIAESNVG from the coding sequence ATGAATCAACCACGCCAAACAGCCAGCTATCTGTCCAAACGACTCGCCGAAGCCGGGTTGCGGCCCGTTTCCAAATACGGCCAAAACTTTTTGATCGACCTGAACCTGGTCGACCTGATCGCCAACTCGGCCGAGCTGCGAAAAACCGACGTGGTTTTAGAAATCGGAACGGGTGTTGGATCGCTGACCTCAAGACTGTCCGATGCCGCCGGCGCCGTGTTGTCGGTCGAAATCGACATGAACCTGCATCAGCTGGCCGGCGAAGAATTGGCCGGGCGACTGAACGTCAAACTGCTCCAAGGCGACGCGCTGCGGAACAAAAATTCCTTGCGCGATGACTTGAAAGGCTTAATCGTCGATGCCATGCAGCGCATCGGCCAAGACGCACGGTTCTTGCTGGTCGCCAACCTGCCCTACAACGTGGCCACACCGATCATTTCGAATCTGCTGCACCAGACGCCGCCACCCGATGCGATGGTCGTGACCATCCAAAAGGAATTGGCCGAGCGAATCGTCGCAGTGCCCGGGACGAAGGATTACGGGGCACTGAGCATTTGGATTCAGTCGATGTGTCACGCGGAAATCGTACGCATCCTCGGCCCCAAGGTGTTTTGGCCGCGGCCGAAAGTCGATTCGGCGGTGATCCGATTGGATCTGGATCACCAGCGACGCGACGCCATTGGTGACCTGGACTATTTTCACCAGACGGTCCGCGCGCTGTTCTTCCACCGGCGAAAATTCTTGCGCAGCAACGTCGTCAGCGCGATGAAGAACCGGCTGGACAAGTCCCAAGTCGACGAAATACTGCAATCACTCGGACACGGTGAAACGGCGCGTGCCGAAGAATTGTCCGTCGAACAAATCCAACAACTCGTCGAAGCCCTGCGGATCGCCGAGTCGAACGTCGGATAG
- the eno gene encoding phosphopyruvate hydratase: MTLIEAIHARQILDSRGNPTIECEVLLEDGAHGRAAVPSGASTGAHEAWELRDGDKSVYMGKGVQTAVTNVNEKIGQALQGMDALDQAEIDSAMLALDGTENKSNLGANAILGVSLATAHAAAASTGQPLFRYLGGVGARLLPAPMMNIINGGEHADNSVDIQEFMVMPLGFERFSDALRCGTEIFHNLKKVLSSKGYNTAVGDEGGFAPDLKSNQEALDVIMQAIDQAGYKAGEQVWIALDAASTEFYDRDQKKYSIDGKQLSGDEMVDFLADWCEKYPICSIEDGCDEDDWETWKKLTERVGDRVQLVGDDLFVTNVTRLQKGIDEGIANSILIKVNQIGSLTETIDAIQLAGRHGYTAVTSHRSGETEDSTIADLAVALCTGQIKTGSASRSDRMAKYNQLLRIEEMLGDAALYGGPHFAAKLR; this comes from the coding sequence ATGACCCTGATCGAAGCAATTCACGCCCGCCAAATTCTGGACAGCCGCGGCAACCCGACCATTGAATGCGAAGTCCTGCTGGAAGACGGCGCCCACGGCCGCGCGGCGGTCCCCAGCGGTGCCAGCACTGGCGCCCACGAGGCTTGGGAGTTGCGTGACGGCGACAAGTCCGTCTACATGGGCAAGGGCGTTCAAACGGCCGTCACCAACGTCAACGAAAAGATCGGCCAAGCCCTGCAAGGCATGGACGCGCTCGATCAAGCCGAAATCGACTCCGCCATGTTGGCCTTGGACGGCACCGAAAACAAAAGCAACCTGGGCGCCAACGCCATCCTGGGCGTCTCGCTGGCGACCGCTCACGCCGCCGCCGCCTCGACCGGACAACCGCTGTTCCGCTATCTCGGCGGCGTCGGGGCACGCCTGCTGCCCGCACCGATGATGAACATCATCAATGGTGGCGAGCACGCCGATAACTCGGTCGACATCCAAGAATTCATGGTCATGCCGCTCGGTTTCGAACGGTTCAGCGATGCACTGCGATGCGGCACCGAAATCTTCCACAACCTGAAAAAGGTGCTCAGCAGCAAGGGCTACAACACCGCCGTCGGCGATGAAGGCGGCTTCGCGCCGGACCTGAAGAGCAACCAGGAAGCGCTCGACGTCATCATGCAAGCGATCGACCAGGCAGGCTACAAAGCCGGCGAACAGGTCTGGATCGCGCTCGACGCGGCGTCGACCGAATTCTATGACCGCGACCAGAAGAAGTATTCCATCGACGGCAAACAATTGTCCGGCGACGAAATGGTCGACTTCCTCGCCGATTGGTGCGAAAAATACCCGATCTGCAGCATCGAAGACGGTTGTGACGAAGACGACTGGGAAACCTGGAAGAAGCTGACCGAGCGCGTCGGTGACCGAGTTCAATTGGTCGGCGACGACTTGTTCGTCACCAACGTCACGCGTCTGCAAAAAGGCATCGACGAAGGAATCGCCAACAGCATTCTGATCAAGGTCAACCAAATCGGTTCGTTGACCGAAACGATCGACGCGATTCAGTTGGCCGGACGCCACGGCTACACCGCCGTGACCAGCCACCGCAGCGGTGAAACCGAAGACAGCACGATCGCCGACTTGGCCGTCGCCCTGTGCACCGGCCAGATCAAAACCGGATCGGCCAGCCGTAGTGACCGGATGGCCAAGTACAACCAGTTGCTTCGCATCGAAGAAATGCTCGGCGACGCGGCCCTGTACGGCGGACCCCACTTCGCCGCCAAGCTGCGTTAG
- a CDS encoding outer membrane protein assembly factor BamB family protein: protein MFKTSFSAVALLTVALGSTFVLNSTFALNSASAQTPTFPATDWPWWRGQQRDGSAAPDQNPPTRWSETENVAWKTALPGRGHGSPMLFGRHVYLATADDTRQVQVVLCLDRQSGALQWESVVHQGNYESKGKRKANEKASWASSTVATDGERLFINFFNDGAVHTTALDLAGTILWQQKLSDYVIHQGYGSSPAIYQDLVICSADNKGGGAIVAMDRATGEIVWRRDRPAKPNYASPSILNVSGKDQLVFTGCDLVTSLDPGTGATLWEIEGSTTECVTTTLTDGTHVFTSGGYPDNHVSAVLADGSGKVAWRTNTRTYVPSMLHKDGYLYMTLDAGIAECVDCATGQTVWKARLGGVFSSSPVLVGDRIYATNEQGETFVFKASPRRFEKVAENKLGESVFATPTICDSHIYTRVAHYEGDRRQEYLYCLGAQN from the coding sequence ATGTTCAAGACCTCCTTTTCCGCCGTTGCTCTGCTCACCGTCGCGTTGGGCAGCACGTTCGTGTTGAACAGCACATTCGCGTTGAACAGTGCGTCCGCCCAGACGCCCACGTTTCCCGCGACCGATTGGCCGTGGTGGCGGGGGCAGCAGCGAGACGGCAGCGCCGCGCCGGACCAGAACCCGCCGACGCGGTGGAGTGAAACGGAGAACGTGGCGTGGAAAACCGCGCTACCCGGTCGTGGCCACGGATCGCCGATGTTGTTTGGGCGGCATGTCTATTTGGCGACCGCCGATGACACACGCCAGGTGCAAGTGGTGCTGTGCTTGGATCGCCAGAGTGGTGCGTTGCAGTGGGAATCGGTGGTGCACCAAGGCAACTACGAGTCCAAGGGCAAACGGAAAGCGAATGAAAAAGCATCGTGGGCTTCCTCGACCGTTGCCACCGACGGCGAGCGATTATTTATCAATTTCTTCAACGATGGAGCCGTTCACACGACCGCTCTGGATTTGGCCGGAACGATTCTTTGGCAACAGAAATTGTCCGACTACGTCATTCACCAAGGTTACGGATCGTCGCCGGCGATTTACCAGGATCTGGTCATCTGCTCGGCGGACAACAAAGGCGGTGGCGCGATCGTCGCCATGGACCGCGCGACGGGCGAAATCGTTTGGCGTCGTGATCGTCCCGCAAAACCGAATTACGCCTCACCGTCGATCTTGAACGTCTCGGGCAAAGACCAGTTGGTGTTCACCGGTTGTGATCTTGTCACCAGCCTGGATCCCGGCACGGGCGCAACGCTCTGGGAAATCGAAGGTTCGACAACCGAATGCGTGACGACGACCCTGACCGATGGCACGCATGTGTTTACCAGCGGCGGGTATCCCGACAACCACGTCTCGGCCGTCCTCGCCGACGGATCGGGCAAGGTCGCTTGGCGGACCAACACCCGAACCTACGTCCCGTCGATGTTGCACAAAGACGGTTACTTGTACATGACGCTCGACGCCGGAATCGCCGAATGCGTCGACTGTGCGACCGGCCAGACCGTCTGGAAAGCCAGACTGGGCGGCGTGTTCAGCAGTTCGCCGGTTCTGGTGGGTGATCGGATCTACGCGACCAACGAGCAGGGGGAAACGTTCGTTTTCAAGGCAAGCCCACGGCGGTTCGAAAAGGTCGCCGAAAACAAGCTGGGTGAGAGCGTGTTCGCCACGCCGACGATCTGTGACAGCCACATTTACACGAGAGTCGCTCACTACGAAGGTGACCGACGCCAGGAATATCTCTACTGTTTAGGAGCCCAAAACTGA
- a CDS encoding cyclic nucleotide-binding domain-containing protein translates to MDSTPTIPVQRPSRWDEPLDASMTDADVAWLRTRGPFNQMDQSAFPRATPLSGILRYDCRLHRVEPGEVIVREGDYGNSAFLLVTGNVRVLVDSLTDQQLGRQPARSIGWGEALSRFLRRSPHPETRTAEQVSINAGPGGHQSIRQVDDRPAIFLQDIEGVLRRHESVSLGPGELFGEVAAMYRSPRTATVVAETEAALVEIRWQGLRILRRDRRFADTLEQHYRRHWLPVHLREIPLLRYLPEENMQRVIEATELRSYGRMEWNADYKKTRKLHPADQIASEPLVVDQGQLPTELIVVRSGFGRMCVRHGAAHRTVAYLGKGHLFGIEEIAYNAMRPESMPALQYQHSLRAVGFLDALSIPIEVFATEILPHIRKSELPESAQTLQKAFTEKRTDRRRVRSDQRSEPAASFSPDPSQDIEHAAGVSFDSTSMLEFIVQHRLNNGREAMVIDLHRCTRCDDCVKACADVHDGNPRFVRQGIVHDRLQFVQACMHCSDPVCMIGCPTGAIARDQNTGVVSIHDPICVGCGVCAAACPYENIAMAEVVDRKGRPYVDEKSGKAIRKAAKCDQCSGLPSGPACAAACPHDALVRIDLSESPPLSDWLEKRS, encoded by the coding sequence ATGGACTCGACCCCGACAATTCCGGTGCAGCGTCCCAGCCGATGGGACGAACCGCTCGACGCATCCATGACGGATGCCGATGTCGCGTGGCTGCGCACGCGCGGCCCGTTCAATCAAATGGATCAGTCCGCGTTTCCCCGTGCGACACCGCTGTCGGGAATCTTGCGTTACGATTGTCGGCTCCATCGTGTGGAGCCCGGTGAGGTGATCGTCCGCGAGGGAGATTACGGAAACAGTGCATTCTTGCTGGTCACCGGCAACGTGCGTGTGCTGGTCGATTCGTTGACCGATCAGCAACTCGGTCGCCAACCGGCTCGCTCGATCGGCTGGGGTGAAGCCCTCTCACGGTTCTTGCGACGCTCGCCCCACCCGGAAACGCGAACCGCAGAGCAGGTCAGCATCAACGCGGGCCCGGGGGGCCATCAATCGATTCGCCAGGTCGACGATCGTCCCGCGATCTTCTTGCAGGACATCGAGGGCGTGTTGCGGCGGCACGAGAGTGTTTCGCTGGGGCCCGGAGAGTTGTTCGGCGAAGTGGCGGCGATGTATCGATCGCCGCGAACGGCCACGGTGGTTGCGGAGACCGAAGCGGCGCTGGTCGAGATCCGTTGGCAAGGGTTGCGAATCCTGCGACGCGACCGACGCTTCGCCGACACGTTGGAACAACACTATCGTCGGCATTGGTTGCCCGTCCACCTGCGCGAAATCCCCTTGCTGCGGTACCTGCCGGAAGAAAACATGCAACGGGTGATCGAAGCGACGGAGCTTCGGTCGTACGGCCGGATGGAATGGAACGCCGATTACAAGAAGACCCGCAAATTGCATCCGGCGGATCAAATCGCATCGGAACCCTTGGTCGTCGATCAGGGGCAATTGCCGACCGAGTTGATTGTGGTGCGGAGCGGATTCGGGCGGATGTGCGTGCGTCACGGTGCGGCCCATCGAACGGTCGCCTATCTGGGCAAGGGGCACTTATTCGGGATCGAAGAGATCGCCTACAACGCGATGCGACCGGAATCCATGCCTGCGCTCCAGTACCAACACTCGCTGCGGGCCGTCGGGTTCTTGGACGCACTTTCGATTCCGATCGAAGTGTTTGCGACGGAGATTTTGCCCCACATCCGCAAGTCTGAATTGCCCGAGAGCGCCCAGACGCTGCAGAAAGCGTTTACGGAGAAACGGACGGATCGGCGGCGCGTTCGCAGCGACCAGCGGAGCGAACCGGCGGCCAGTTTTTCGCCCGATCCGTCGCAGGACATCGAGCACGCCGCCGGTGTCAGTTTCGATTCGACCAGCATGCTGGAGTTCATCGTTCAGCATCGCTTGAATAACGGTCGCGAAGCGATGGTGATTGATTTGCATCGCTGCACCCGCTGCGATGATTGTGTCAAAGCCTGCGCGGACGTCCACGACGGCAATCCACGATTCGTGCGACAGGGGATCGTTCACGACCGTTTGCAATTCGTCCAAGCCTGTATGCATTGCAGCGATCCGGTTTGCATGATCGGCTGTCCCACCGGGGCGATCGCGCGTGATCAGAACACGGGCGTGGTTTCGATCCACGATCCGATCTGCGTCGGCTGTGGGGTTTGCGCTGCGGCGTGTCCCTACGAGAACATCGCGATGGCGGAGGTTGTCGATCGCAAGGGCCGGCCCTACGTCGACGAGAAAAGTGGAAAAGCAATTCGCAAAGCCGCCAAATGCGATCAGTGCAGTGGGTTGCCGTCGGGACCGGCGTGCGCCGCGGCCTGCCCGCACGACGCACTCGTCCGAATCGACTTGAGCGAGTCTCCCCCCCTTTCTGATTGGCTGGAAAAACGGAGCTAA
- a CDS encoding BNR-4 repeat-containing protein encodes MVSSIECDAVNGPLYDVRSGSSLGVQRTTARKGHRTQENRRLELDVPNRQCLGGAGRLNAVQQRWLSLVFGVIIAGNVAAQTPTLNGQRMGGYQGIWFTLGQFYGKGNDGQPYGKASRKPVFPYGDKYSGGLGTYTAKHTPLAIYCPQVDKTFFVYGGTTAPNQRHLLCMISYYDHASNRVPKPVVVHDKQTVNDPHDNPSIAIDDAGYLWVFVSGRGRVRPGFKYKSVKPYSIDGFELISEEEMTYPQPHHVSGEGFLHLFTKYTGVRELYWETSDDGVTWTADQKLAGIREPGDSRGGHYQTSATRGDVTGTFFNRHPNGVVDQRTDVYYVQTRDRGQTWTTIDGTPIQPPLQDVVSPARVIDYASQKLNVYLKDMGFDRDGHPVLLYVTSPGHEPGPPNDPRQFRVTRWDGQTWKTSVICGTDHNYDMGSLYLDGERWACRIPSESGPQPYQGGGELVTWTSADQGATWQRETQITSGSERNHNYARRPMGANDPFFVFWADGDPTKLSESHLYFADSTGKRVWELPYEMDGEFATPVQVKAPVEE; translated from the coding sequence ATGGTCTCGTCGATTGAGTGTGATGCGGTCAACGGACCGTTGTACGACGTCCGATCTGGGTCGTCGTTGGGAGTCCAGCGGACGACGGCCCGGAAGGGCCATCGTACCCAGGAAAACCGTCGCCTTGAGCTGGACGTTCCCAATCGCCAATGCCTCGGCGGTGCGGGACGTCTGAACGCTGTGCAGCAACGATGGCTGTCGCTGGTGTTCGGCGTCATCATCGCCGGCAACGTTGCGGCACAAACGCCCACGTTGAACGGGCAACGCATGGGCGGTTACCAGGGCATTTGGTTTACACTCGGTCAGTTCTACGGCAAGGGCAACGATGGACAGCCGTACGGAAAAGCATCGCGAAAACCGGTGTTTCCCTACGGAGACAAATACTCCGGCGGATTGGGGACCTACACCGCCAAGCACACGCCGCTTGCGATCTACTGTCCCCAAGTCGACAAGACGTTTTTTGTCTATGGCGGAACAACGGCGCCGAACCAACGGCACCTGCTGTGCATGATTTCCTACTACGATCACGCGTCAAACCGGGTTCCCAAACCGGTCGTGGTGCATGACAAACAGACGGTCAATGATCCACACGACAACCCCAGTATCGCCATCGATGATGCCGGCTATCTGTGGGTTTTCGTCAGCGGTCGTGGCCGGGTGCGACCGGGATTCAAGTACAAGAGCGTCAAACCGTACAGCATCGATGGCTTTGAGCTGATCTCTGAGGAAGAGATGACGTACCCGCAGCCGCATCATGTTTCCGGCGAAGGGTTCTTGCACTTGTTTACGAAGTACACCGGTGTCCGCGAGCTGTACTGGGAAACCAGCGATGACGGTGTCACATGGACCGCCGATCAGAAACTGGCCGGGATTCGCGAGCCGGGTGACAGTCGTGGCGGACATTATCAAACCAGCGCGACACGCGGCGACGTGACCGGCACCTTCTTCAATCGACATCCCAACGGCGTCGTCGATCAACGCACCGATGTTTATTATGTCCAGACACGCGATCGGGGGCAGACATGGACGACGATTGATGGAACGCCCATCCAACCGCCGCTTCAGGATGTCGTGTCGCCGGCGCGCGTGATCGATTATGCGTCGCAAAAGTTGAATGTCTATTTGAAAGACATGGGGTTTGACCGTGACGGACACCCGGTCCTGTTGTACGTCACCAGCCCGGGACACGAGCCGGGACCGCCGAACGACCCTCGTCAGTTCCGCGTGACCCGTTGGGATGGCCAGACTTGGAAAACGTCGGTCATCTGCGGCACGGACCACAACTATGACATGGGCAGTTTGTATTTGGACGGCGAAAGGTGGGCCTGTCGGATTCCGTCCGAATCGGGGCCACAGCCCTACCAAGGCGGTGGCGAGCTGGTGACATGGACGAGCGCAGACCAGGGGGCAACGTGGCAGCGGGAAACGCAAATCACGTCCGGTAGCGAGCGCAACCACAATTACGCGCGTCGTCCGATGGGAGCCAATGATCCGTTTTTTGTCTTTTGGGCCGATGGGGATCCGACGAAGCTGAGCGAAAGCCACCTGTACTTTGCCGATTCAACCGGCAAGCGTGTCTGGGAGTTGCCCTATGAAATGGACGGCGAGTTTGCCACGCCGGTGCAGGTCAAGGCGCCGGTTGAAGAGTAG